A genomic region of Amphiura filiformis chromosome 6, Afil_fr2py, whole genome shotgun sequence contains the following coding sequences:
- the LOC140154866 gene encoding mannose-6-phosphate isomerase-like, which produces MAYCPVFPLKCAVNQYAWGRIGEESEVALLTQSNDPGFQLKKDEPYSELWMGTHPRGPSIVQPPGSQQPQPLDDWIKAHPDCLGDKVKAKFKGQLPYLFKVLSVNKALSIQAHPLKSHAEQLYSERPSEYPDPNHKPEMAIALTPFEGLCGFRPVKDIVNFFQTIPEFQAVVGQENAETLVAAYKNGNETCKEELQKCFTGLLTREEDVIKKNLETLAQKLEKQASAGEDMKANNGELVMRLNKAFPGDVGCFVSYFLNHMILQPGEAMFLGPNVIHAYLLGDCMECMACSDNVVRAGLTPKYKDVPTLCEMLSYKTSTVKETLFPCVTDQTDSNITIYNPPVPDFAVRRIKVPTATDQYTLSSVDSASILITINGEAQASAATTQQPSHGKALGLKKGSITFISANQSIQLKVTSTEGFLAFQAYCPLD; this is translated from the exons ATGGCGTATTGTCCAG TATTTCCACTGAAGTGTGCTGTAAATCAGTATGCCTGGGGTAGGATAGGGGAGGAGAGTGAGGTGGCACTTCTCACACAGAGTAATGATCCAGGCTTCCAATTGAAGAAAGATGAACCATATTCAGAG CTGTGGATGGGAACCCATCCTAGGGGACCATCGATAGTGCAACCTCCTGGGTCACAACAACCTCAGCCACTTGACGATTGGATAAAAGCACATCCAGATTGCCTTGGTGATAAGGTCAAGGCAAAGTTCAAAGGTCAACTTCCATATCTGTTTAAGGTGCTGTCAGTTAACAAGGCATTGTCCATCCAAGCTCATCCTTTGAAG AGCCATGCAGAACAACTATATAGTGAGAGACCATCTGAGTATCCAGATCCCAATCATAAGCCAGAGATGGCCATAGCACTCACACCATTTGAAGGACTGTGTGGCTTCAGACCTGTAAAAGATATAGTCAACTTCTTTCAAA CCATACCAGAATTCCAGGCAGTTGTGGGACAAGAGAATGCTGAGACTTTGGTAGCAGCATACAAGAATGGCAATGAGACATGTAAGGAAGAACTACAGAAATGCTTCACTGGCCTCCTGACAAGAGAAGAGGATGTCATCAAGAAGAATCTAGAAACACTTGCTCAGAAATTAGAAAAACAAG CGTCTGCTGGAGAGGACATGAAAGCCAACAATGGAGAGTTAGTTATGCGTCTCAACAAAGCCTTCCCAGGAGATGTAGGCTGCTTTGTAAGCTATTTCCTGAATCATATGATTCTACAGCCAGGAGAAGCCATGTTTCTGGGTCCAAATGTGATCCATGCTTATTTGCTTGGTG ATTGTATGGAGTGCATGGCATGTTCTGATAATGTAGTGAGAGCCGGTCTGACTCCCAAGTACAAAGATGTGCcaactttatgtgaaatgttATCCTATAAGACAAGTACTGTTAAAGAGACATTGTTTCCATGTGTGACAGACCAGACAGATAGTAACATCACCATTTACAACCCACCTGTACCAGACTTTGCTGTCAGAAGGATTAAG GTGCCTACAGCCACAGATCAGTATACTCTTAGCTCCGTAGACAGCGCCAGCATCCTTATCACAATCAATGGTGAGGCACAAGCATCAGCAGCAACAACTCAACAACCATCCCATGGTAAAGCTCTTGGGCTGAAGAAAGGATCGATAACTTTCATCTCAGCAAATCAAAGCATACAACTCAAGGTGACTTCCACTGAAGGGTTCCTAGCCTTCCAGGCCTACTGCCCCTTAGATTAA